From a single Lolium rigidum isolate FL_2022 chromosome 7, APGP_CSIRO_Lrig_0.1, whole genome shotgun sequence genomic region:
- the LOC124677391 gene encoding F-box protein At1g30200-like, with product MQSRHRVFAEDLLLAQLQVDEDHFDNVPDSLVLIIFNKLADARSLGRCAAVSKRFNSLVPLVDDACLRIDRVISSDAADASDDALGVSGAGGGAQRQRGAGAVFSGLLKTVLSAVLKPFGHCDAGARSGHGHGGKHAPHHSPAQVLKNFSSIRNLRMELPVSDVGTDDGVLLKWKAVFGSTLQTCVILGGTRLDHAAGPHPPPPPATAPDHDASQQGDGSIPESFYTNGGLKLRVVWTISSLIAAATRHYLLREIVKEHPTLQRVDLTDAHGQGTLCMERPQLKEFTDKPLAAAAAANRTQVPACNMKLRYAPMLELSDGTRIQGATLVVIKPVGETGGIGAGRKDLDDFVADAFDGPFREAVAMLSKRRTYLLEMNGF from the coding sequence ATGCAGTCCAGGCACCGGGTCTTCGCCGAGGACCTGCTCCTCGCGCAGCTGCAGGTGGATGAAGACCACTTCGACAACGTGCCGGACTCCCTCGTGCTCATCATCTTCAACAAGCTCGCCGACGCGCGCTCCCTCGGCCGCTGCGCCGCCGTCTCCAAGCGCTTCAACTCCCTCGTCCCGCTCGTCGACGACGCCTGCCTCCGCATCGACCGCGTCATCAGCTccgacgccgccgacgcctccGACGACGCGCTCGGCGTCTctggagccggcggcggcgcccagcgccagcgcggcgccggcgccgtcttCTCCGGCCTCCTCAAGACCGTGCTCTCCGCCGTGCTCAAGCCCTTCGGCCACTGCGacgccggcgccaggtccggccacggccacggcggcAAGCACGCGCCGCACCACTCGCCCGCGCaggtgctcaagaacttcagcagCATCCGCAACCTCCGCATGGAGCTCCCCGTCTCCGACGTCGGCACCGACGACGGCGTGCTCCTCAAGTGGAAGGCCGTCTTCGGCAGCACGCTCCAGACCtgcgtcatcctcggcggcaccaggCTGGACCACGCCGCCGGCCCGCACCCACCACCTCCACCAGCCACGGCACCCGACCACGACGCCTCGCAGCAGGGCGACGGCAGCATCCCGGAGTCCTTCTACACCAACGGCGGCCTCAAGCTGCGCGTGGTCTGGACCATCAGCTccctcatcgccgccgccaccaggcACTACCTGCTCCGCGAGATCGTCAAGGAGCACCCCACGCTGCAGCGCGTCGACCTCACGGACGCGCACGGACAGGGCACGCTCTGCATGGAGCGGCCCCAGCTCAAGGAGTTCACCGACAAGCCGCTCGCTGCCGCAGCGGCAGCCAACCGCACCCAGGTGCCGGCCTGCAACATGAAGCTCCGCTACGCGCCCATGCTCGAGCTCTCCGACGGGACCAGGATCCAGGGCGCCACGCTCGTCGTCATCAAGCCCGTCGGCGAGACCGGCGGCATCGGAGCCGGACGCAAGGACCTCGACGACTTCGTCGCCGACGCCTTCGACGGGCCATTCAGGGAGGCCGTGGCCATGCTCAGCAAGCGCCGCACCTACCTCCTAGAGATGAACGGCTTCTAG